A genome region from Winogradskyella helgolandensis includes the following:
- the mrdA gene encoding penicillin-binding protein 2 has translation MRKLLLLTTVILVGLVFIARLFYLQVYDNAVYNIFEDNAIRKEYNYPKRGYVYDRNGELLVANQPSYDVMVIPREVAPLDSLDIEEFCSLLKITREDYDKKLERATHYSPRLPSPFVPQLSKRDYAVLQEKMRKYEGFYIQKRSLRSYQTTIGANVLGDISEVNRSIISKHPYYKLGDLIGNQGIEKTYEDILRGVKGIKFIQKDRFNKNIGPFKSGVLDTLPQPGKDITITIDSNLQAYGELLMKHKRGGIIAIEPGTGEILAMISAPSYNPNLLVGRDRSKNFSQLYRDSIAKPLFDRGLQAMYPPGSPFKTLNALVALQEGVVTPEERFSCAMGYRYGNRKMACHAHRSPVNLNAGVAQSCNAYFANVYRRVIDKYDTPAEGMDVWSNHIKSFGLGDYLNNDLSVGQPGKIPSAQTYDKGYGKNRWATTYTISNSIGQGEVLATPIQLANMAAAIGNRGYYYTPHIVKNIEGDTIPEKYTTPKYTTIDKRHFEPVVQGMFDVYNEGTASTLRVPGIDICGKTGTAENFTIIDSVKTQLTDHSIFVAFAPKDNPKIAIAVFVENGYFGSRFAGRIASLMIEQYLKGETTRKDMENFVLKYSLEHEYAKPYSGEPFGINRQSTLDPVSEEEYQNLLKLRAKIPKS, from the coding sequence ATGAGAAAATTGCTACTTTTAACTACTGTGATCCTTGTTGGTCTCGTTTTTATTGCGCGCTTATTTTACCTTCAAGTTTATGACAATGCAGTCTATAATATTTTTGAAGACAACGCCATTAGAAAAGAGTACAACTATCCTAAACGTGGCTATGTGTATGACCGAAACGGAGAGTTATTAGTTGCCAACCAACCTTCTTACGATGTGATGGTAATCCCAAGAGAGGTGGCACCTTTAGATTCATTAGATATTGAAGAATTTTGTAGCCTTTTAAAAATAACTAGAGAAGATTACGATAAAAAATTAGAAAGAGCAACCCATTATTCCCCAAGATTGCCTTCACCTTTTGTGCCTCAGCTTTCAAAAAGAGACTATGCAGTTCTTCAAGAAAAAATGAGAAAGTATGAAGGTTTTTATATTCAAAAACGTTCTCTTAGATCCTATCAAACAACTATTGGAGCTAATGTTTTAGGAGATATTAGTGAAGTTAATCGGTCCATAATTTCCAAGCATCCTTATTATAAACTTGGTGATCTCATAGGTAATCAAGGAATTGAAAAAACGTACGAAGATATTCTTAGAGGAGTAAAAGGTATAAAATTCATTCAAAAAGATCGGTTCAATAAAAATATTGGCCCTTTTAAAAGTGGAGTTTTAGACACCTTACCACAGCCAGGTAAAGATATAACGATAACTATAGACTCTAATCTTCAGGCCTATGGAGAATTATTAATGAAGCACAAACGTGGAGGAATTATTGCAATAGAACCAGGCACAGGTGAAATATTAGCCATGATTTCTGCTCCTTCTTATAATCCTAACCTACTAGTAGGGAGGGATCGTTCTAAAAACTTCTCTCAATTATATAGAGACAGCATCGCTAAACCTCTTTTTGATAGAGGATTACAAGCTATGTACCCACCTGGTTCCCCTTTTAAAACACTCAATGCACTTGTCGCTTTACAAGAAGGAGTTGTAACTCCAGAAGAGCGTTTTAGTTGCGCAATGGGTTACAGATATGGCAATCGTAAAATGGCTTGCCACGCACATAGAAGTCCCGTAAACCTCAATGCTGGTGTTGCACAATCTTGTAATGCCTATTTTGCAAATGTTTACAGAAGAGTAATCGATAAATATGATACTCCTGCAGAAGGTATGGATGTATGGAGCAATCATATTAAAAGTTTTGGGCTGGGTGATTATTTAAACAATGATTTATCTGTAGGGCAACCAGGCAAAATTCCAAGCGCACAAACTTACGATAAAGGCTATGGTAAAAACAGATGGGCAACAACCTATACCATTTCTAATTCCATAGGTCAGGGAGAAGTACTTGCCACTCCAATTCAACTTGCAAATATGGCTGCAGCCATTGGTAATCGCGGCTATTATTATACTCCACATATTGTAAAAAATATCGAAGGCGATACGATTCCTGAAAAATATACTACGCCAAAATATACCACTATAGACAAACGTCATTTTGAACCTGTTGTACAAGGTATGTTTGACGTTTATAACGAAGGAACTGCTTCCACGTTAAGAGTTCCTGGAATAGATATCTGCGGAAAAACAGGGACTGCAGAAAATTTCACCATTATTGACAGTGTTAAAACACAACTTACCGATCATTCTATTTTTGTGGCTTTTGCACCAAAAGACAATCCTAAAATTGCGATTGCTGTTTTTGTAGAAAATGGATATTTCGGAAGTCGATTTGCAGGTAGAATAGCAAGTTTAATGATTGAACAATATTTAAAAGGGGAAACGACCAGAAAAGATATGGAGAATTTTGTTTTGAAATATTCTCTTGAACATGAATATGCAAAACCTTATTCTGGTGAACCTTTTGGGATTAATAGACAATCTACCCTCGATCCGGTTAGCGAAGAAGAATACCAAAATCTATTAAAACTTAGAGCTAAAATACCAAAGTCTTAA
- the rodA gene encoding rod shape-determining protein RodA produces MLRENQRHFKFDWITIILFLLLLTFGYLNIMSASHIGEITSYFDTSQLYGKHLIFIGLTFFLIILILSFEAKFYEQFASIIYLIAMLALIGLFIFGKDVNGARSWYGIGSMTIQPSEFAKFATALAVAKYISDLQTNMTTIKDQLKVAAIIFIPALLILLQNDAGSTIVYLAFFFVFYREGLQQVYLVIALSLIILAVLGLKFGVLITAIVVTTILTVVYFIRKKKRGSLLQYLIVLLVSVAFSYGVKLFYEHGLKAHQQNRISLWLRLEKDPAKLERMKKAEAYNLIQSEQAISSGGVSGKGFMQGTRTTGKFVPEQHTDYIFSTVGEEWGFLGTSAVVLLFVLLIVRVLYLAEGQKSQFSRVYGYGVASILFVHFTINIGMVMGLIPTVGIPLPFFSYGGSGLWGFTILLFIFVKLDSNKINEW; encoded by the coding sequence ATGTTAAGAGAAAACCAAAGACATTTTAAGTTTGATTGGATTACCATCATTCTATTTCTGTTATTACTTACTTTTGGGTATTTAAATATCATGTCAGCTTCTCATATTGGTGAAATCACTAGCTATTTCGACACAAGTCAACTTTATGGTAAACACCTTATATTTATTGGGCTGACCTTCTTCTTAATCATACTCATTCTCTCTTTTGAAGCCAAGTTTTACGAGCAGTTTGCAAGTATTATTTATTTGATTGCCATGCTGGCTTTAATAGGCTTATTTATTTTTGGAAAAGACGTTAATGGAGCGCGCTCATGGTATGGTATTGGCAGCATGACCATCCAACCTAGTGAATTTGCGAAATTCGCTACCGCATTGGCTGTTGCCAAATATATTAGTGATCTCCAAACTAATATGACGACTATAAAAGATCAGCTAAAGGTAGCTGCTATTATTTTTATTCCTGCGTTACTAATTTTACTTCAAAATGATGCCGGAAGTACCATCGTTTATTTAGCATTTTTCTTTGTTTTTTATCGTGAAGGCTTACAACAAGTATATTTAGTTATCGCTCTATCTTTAATCATCCTCGCCGTTTTAGGGCTTAAATTTGGTGTTCTAATTACAGCAATTGTGGTGACTACAATTCTTACCGTAGTCTATTTTATAAGAAAGAAAAAGAGAGGCTCTCTTTTACAATACTTAATTGTACTTTTAGTTTCTGTTGCTTTCTCTTATGGTGTAAAACTATTTTATGAACACGGCTTAAAAGCACATCAGCAAAATAGAATTAGCCTTTGGCTGCGATTAGAAAAAGATCCTGCCAAGCTTGAACGCATGAAAAAAGCAGAAGCTTACAACCTTATTCAATCAGAACAAGCCATAAGTTCTGGTGGTGTTTCTGGAAAAGGATTTATGCAAGGCACAAGAACCACAGGGAAATTTGTTCCAGAACAGCACACCGATTATATTTTTAGCACAGTAGGTGAAGAATGGGGATTTTTAGGCACAAGTGCTGTAGTCCTATTATTTGTATTGCTTATTGTTAGAGTCTTGTACTTGGCTGAAGGTCAAAAGTCACAATTTAGCCGTGTTTATGGTTATGGTGTAGCTTCTATTCTTTTTGTGCATTTCACCATTAACATTGGTATGGTAATGGGCTTAATTCCAACAGTTGGTATTCCACTACCCTTTTTTAGTTATGGTGGCTCTGGACTTTGGGGCTTTACTATTTTGCTGTTTATTTTTGTGAAATTGGATAGCAATAAGATTAATGAGTGGTAA
- a CDS encoding valine--tRNA ligase translates to MEIPSKYNASSVENKWYDYWMEHKYFHSKPDEREPYTIVIPPPNVTGILHMGHMLNNTIQDVLIRRARLLGKNACWVPGTDHASIATEAKVVAKLKEQGIDKNDLTREEFLEHAWEWTEEYGGVILEQLKKLGCSCDWDRTKFTMDDDMSEAVIKVFIDLYNKGLIYRGYRMVNWDPEAQTTLSDEEVIHVEKQGLLYYLEYKVEGSDEKLTIATTRPETIFGDTAICINPNDERFSHLKGKKAIVPICGRVIPIIEDDYVDVEFGTGCLKVTPAHDENDKVLGDRHNLEVVDIFNADASLNSFGMHYEGQDRFVVRKAITKELEEAGILVKTENHINKVGTSERTKAVIEPRLSDQWFLKMEDLAQPAIDAVLKTGEVKLFPKKFENTYRHWMENIRDWNISRQLLWGQQIPAYFYGDGKEDFVVAESIEDALKLAKEKTGNQGLTINDLTQDTDALDTWFSSWLWPMSVFDGIRNPENEEIKYYYPTNDLVTGPDILFFWVARMIIAGYEYKGEKPFENVYLTGLVRDKQRRKMSKSLGNSPDALKLIEEYTADGVRVGLLLSSAAGNDLMFDETLCQQGKGFGNKIWNAFQLTNLWEVADIPQPNSSKIALEWYEAKFQSVLVEIEDHFSKYRLSDALMSIYKLIYDDFCGWMLEMVKPAYQQPIDKTTYEKVMSIFEDNLKIVHPFMPFLTEDIWQYIKERSPEEALIVAKWPEAKPINETLISEFEFASEVISGLRNIRKQKNIAFKDAIGFSVVNNENVNPTFDEVISKLGNLESFDYVTEAVEGALTYRVKSNEYFIPMEGSIDIEAEIEKLTEELKYTEGFLKSVQKKLSNERFVAGAPEQVVASEKKKEADALAKIETINASLASLK, encoded by the coding sequence ATGGAAATTCCTTCTAAATATAATGCATCATCAGTAGAAAATAAGTGGTACGACTACTGGATGGAGCACAAATACTTTCATTCTAAACCAGACGAAAGAGAACCTTATACCATTGTAATTCCTCCTCCAAACGTTACGGGAATATTACATATGGGTCACATGTTGAATAATACGATTCAAGATGTATTAATTCGTCGTGCGCGTTTATTAGGCAAAAATGCGTGTTGGGTGCCTGGAACAGACCATGCTTCAATTGCTACAGAAGCAAAAGTTGTTGCTAAACTTAAAGAACAAGGCATTGATAAGAATGATTTAACGCGCGAAGAATTCTTAGAACATGCTTGGGAATGGACAGAAGAATATGGAGGCGTTATCCTCGAACAACTTAAAAAGTTAGGCTGTTCTTGTGATTGGGATCGTACAAAATTTACAATGGATGACGATATGTCTGAAGCTGTGATTAAAGTTTTTATAGATTTATACAACAAAGGGCTTATTTATAGAGGTTACCGAATGGTAAACTGGGATCCGGAGGCGCAAACCACCTTATCTGATGAAGAAGTTATTCATGTTGAAAAACAAGGGTTGCTTTATTATTTAGAATATAAAGTAGAAGGTAGTGATGAGAAATTAACCATTGCAACCACGCGGCCAGAAACAATTTTTGGAGATACGGCTATTTGTATTAATCCAAATGATGAGCGTTTCTCACATTTAAAAGGGAAGAAAGCCATTGTTCCTATTTGTGGACGTGTCATTCCTATTATTGAAGACGACTATGTAGATGTTGAGTTTGGTACAGGATGTTTAAAAGTTACACCTGCTCACGATGAAAATGATAAAGTTTTAGGTGACAGACATAATTTAGAAGTTGTTGATATTTTTAATGCGGATGCCAGCTTAAATAGCTTTGGAATGCATTACGAAGGTCAAGATCGTTTTGTGGTTAGAAAAGCCATTACTAAAGAATTAGAAGAGGCTGGTATTTTAGTTAAAACTGAAAACCACATTAATAAAGTAGGAACGTCAGAACGTACTAAAGCAGTTATTGAACCAAGATTAAGTGATCAATGGTTTTTAAAAATGGAAGATTTAGCACAACCTGCTATTGATGCCGTTCTAAAAACAGGCGAAGTAAAGTTATTTCCAAAGAAGTTTGAAAACACCTATCGCCATTGGATGGAGAATATTCGCGATTGGAATATCTCACGTCAATTACTTTGGGGACAACAGATTCCTGCTTATTTCTATGGAGATGGAAAAGAAGATTTTGTAGTTGCTGAAAGTATTGAAGATGCATTAAAATTAGCGAAAGAGAAAACAGGTAATCAAGGACTAACTATTAACGACTTAACTCAAGATACTGATGCTTTAGATACCTGGTTTTCATCATGGCTTTGGCCAATGAGTGTATTTGATGGTATTCGTAATCCTGAAAATGAAGAAATAAAATATTATTATCCTACTAACGATTTAGTAACTGGACCAGATATTTTATTCTTTTGGGTAGCACGTATGATTATTGCAGGTTACGAATACAAAGGTGAAAAACCTTTTGAGAATGTTTACCTCACAGGTTTGGTAAGAGATAAGCAAAGACGTAAAATGTCTAAGTCACTTGGTAATTCACCAGACGCTTTAAAACTTATTGAAGAATATACTGCTGATGGAGTTAGAGTAGGGTTACTGTTGAGTTCTGCCGCAGGAAATGATTTAATGTTTGATGAAACATTATGCCAGCAAGGAAAAGGTTTTGGAAACAAAATATGGAATGCCTTTCAATTAACCAACCTATGGGAAGTTGCAGATATACCACAACCTAATTCTAGTAAAATAGCATTAGAATGGTATGAAGCTAAGTTTCAGTCTGTATTAGTAGAAATAGAAGATCATTTTAGTAAATACAGATTAAGTGATGCTTTAATGTCTATTTATAAGTTGATTTATGATGATTTTTGTGGTTGGATGTTGGAGATGGTAAAGCCTGCGTATCAGCAACCAATTGATAAAACGACGTATGAAAAAGTCATGTCTATTTTTGAAGATAATTTAAAAATAGTACATCCATTTATGCCATTTTTAACTGAAGATATCTGGCAATATATTAAGGAGCGTTCTCCAGAAGAAGCCTTAATCGTTGCTAAGTGGCCAGAGGCAAAACCTATTAACGAAACTTTAATTTCTGAATTTGAATTTGCATCAGAAGTCATTTCAGGATTAAGAAACATTAGAAAGCAAAAGAATATTGCGTTTAAGGATGCGATTGGTTTTTCTGTGGTAAATAACGAAAATGTAAATCCTACGTTTGATGAAGTGATTTCAAAATTAGGAAACCTTGAGAGCTTTGACTATGTAACAGAAGCTGTTGAAGGTGCTTTAACCTACCGTGTAAAATCGAATGAGTACTTTATTCCGATGGAAGGTAGTATTGATATAGAAGCTGAAATTGAAAAGCTAACAGAAGAATTAAAATATACCGAAGGCTTTTTGAAATCTGTTCAAAAGAAATTATCTAATGAACGATTTGTTGCAGGTGCACCAGAACAAGTGGTCGCTTCAGAAAAGAAGAAAGAAGCAGATGCTTTGGCAAAGATTGAAACTATAAACGCTAGTTTGGCGAGCTTGAAGTAA
- a CDS encoding DUF1573 domain-containing protein, translating to MKNLITVLFVGLMSLGSFAQEKVAKIEFKTDVIDYGTIEKGADGVRVFEFTNTGDAPLVISNVKSTCGCTVPKKPDGPIMPGETGKIEVKYDTKRVNPIRKTITVFSNAETPTVALKIKGLVVDSNKTSVLEKKSKSMIEQ from the coding sequence ATGAAAAATTTAATAACAGTATTATTTGTAGGATTAATGAGTCTTGGTTCATTTGCTCAAGAAAAGGTAGCAAAAATAGAATTTAAGACCGATGTGATAGATTACGGTACCATTGAAAAAGGTGCTGATGGAGTAAGAGTTTTTGAATTTACTAATACAGGAGATGCTCCTTTAGTAATTTCTAATGTAAAATCGACTTGCGGTTGTACAGTGCCTAAAAAACCAGACGGACCAATAATGCCAGGTGAAACAGGTAAAATAGAAGTAAAATACGATACTAAGAGAGTTAACCCAATTAGAAAGACTATTACTGTTTTTTCTAATGCAGAAACTCCAACAGTTGCGTTAAAAATAAAAGGACTAGTAGTAGATTCTAATAAGACTAGTGTTTTAGAAAAGAAAAGCAAAAGTATGATCGAGCAATAA
- a CDS encoding pyridoxal phosphate-dependent aminotransferase, giving the protein MPSISNKGIQMPESPIRKLVPFAEEAQKKGKNIYYLNIGQPDIKTPQVALDAIKSTTIETLAYSRSEGAESYRIKIADYYKRNSIVVSHNDIIVTTGGSEALLFAFGSIMDEGDEIIIPEPFYANYNGFSTASGVNVVPVISKIEDNFALPPIEEFEKLITSKTKAILICNPGNPTGYLYSKEEIKQLADIVKKHDLFLIADEVYREFVYDGVEHYSILQEPGLEEHAIVIDSVSKRYSMCGARIGYLVSKNKDFIKTALKFAQARLSPPTLAQIASEAALDTPQSYFDDVKEEYVKRRNTLIEALEKIEGVKVATPSGAFYCIAELPVKNSDNFAKWLLESFDYNNDTVMVAPAAGFYSTPGVGLNQIRIAYVLNSESLKIAVKILEEALKVYKD; this is encoded by the coding sequence ATGCCATCAATATCAAATAAAGGCATCCAGATGCCAGAATCGCCGATTAGAAAATTGGTACCTTTTGCTGAAGAAGCTCAGAAAAAAGGAAAAAACATATACTACCTTAATATAGGTCAACCAGATATAAAAACTCCACAAGTCGCACTAGATGCTATAAAGAGCACTACAATTGAGACTTTAGCCTATAGCAGATCTGAAGGTGCTGAGAGCTACAGAATAAAGATTGCCGACTATTACAAACGCAATTCCATTGTGGTTTCGCATAATGATATCATTGTAACTACAGGAGGAAGTGAAGCCCTTTTATTTGCCTTTGGTAGCATTATGGACGAAGGTGATGAAATCATTATTCCAGAGCCTTTTTACGCCAACTATAATGGTTTCTCAACAGCTTCTGGAGTAAATGTGGTTCCTGTAATTTCTAAAATTGAAGATAATTTTGCATTACCTCCCATTGAAGAATTTGAGAAATTAATCACATCAAAGACTAAAGCAATTTTAATTTGTAATCCAGGTAACCCAACAGGTTATTTATATTCAAAAGAAGAAATAAAGCAACTTGCTGACATTGTAAAAAAGCACGACTTATTCTTGATTGCTGACGAAGTTTATAGAGAATTTGTTTATGATGGTGTTGAACACTATTCTATTTTACAAGAACCAGGTTTAGAAGAACATGCTATTGTAATCGATTCTGTTTCGAAACGATACAGCATGTGTGGTGCACGTATTGGCTATTTAGTTTCAAAAAATAAAGACTTTATAAAAACAGCTTTAAAGTTTGCTCAAGCAAGGTTAAGTCCACCAACTTTAGCACAAATTGCAAGTGAAGCAGCATTAGACACTCCTCAAAGTTATTTTGATGATGTAAAAGAAGAATATGTAAAACGAAGAAATACATTAATTGAAGCGTTAGAGAAAATTGAAGGAGTTAAAGTAGCTACACCAAGTGGTGCTTTTTATTGCATAGCAGAATTACCTGTAAAAAATTCAGATAATTTTGCAAAGTGGCTTTTAGAATCCTTTGATTACAATAACGACACTGTAATGGTAGCACCTGCAGCAGGTTTCTATTCTACTCCGGGAGTTGGCTTAAATCAAATCCGTATTGCTTATGTTTTAAATAGCGAAAGTTTAAAAATTGCCGTTAAAATCTTAGAAGAAGCATTAAAAGTATATAAAGACTAA
- the murB gene encoding UDP-N-acetylmuramate dehydrogenase: protein MTIINNVSLKSFNTFGIAAKAQSYCDISSTENLISVLKEHHKLPLFVLGGGSNMLLTKDIEALVLHINLKGIEIISETDNSVIIKAMAGENWHNFVLWCLEHNFGGIENLSLIPGNIGTAPIQNIGAYGVELKDVFVSCEALRIDDQSVTTFSKSDCNFGYRESIFKQDLKGQYIITSVNIELTKTKHQLHTDYGVIRNELDANGINEPTIQDISNAVIAIRQSKLPDPKEIGNSGSFFKNPIISAEEFSALESNFPDVPSYKISDEAIKVPAGWLIEKAGFKGKRFNDYGVHNKQALVLVNYGNASGKEIFELAKLIQKTVQRLFNISIETEVNII, encoded by the coding sequence ATGACCATTATTAACAATGTTTCTTTAAAATCGTTTAACACTTTTGGCATAGCTGCTAAAGCGCAATCGTATTGTGACATCAGTTCTACAGAAAACCTTATTTCTGTGTTGAAAGAACATCACAAATTACCTTTATTTGTTTTAGGCGGAGGAAGCAATATGTTGTTAACTAAAGATATTGAAGCCTTAGTATTACATATCAATTTAAAAGGCATTGAAATTATTAGTGAAACTGATAATTCAGTTATAATTAAAGCAATGGCTGGTGAAAACTGGCACAACTTTGTGCTTTGGTGTTTAGAACACAATTTTGGAGGTATTGAAAATTTATCATTGATACCTGGAAATATTGGCACCGCTCCAATTCAAAATATTGGTGCTTATGGTGTTGAGCTCAAAGATGTATTTGTAAGTTGTGAAGCGCTAAGAATAGATGACCAATCGGTTACAACCTTTTCAAAATCCGATTGTAACTTTGGCTATAGAGAATCTATTTTTAAACAAGACCTAAAAGGGCAATACATAATTACAAGTGTTAACATTGAACTCACCAAGACGAAACATCAATTACACACCGATTATGGTGTTATTAGAAATGAATTAGACGCAAATGGCATAAACGAACCAACGATTCAAGATATTTCTAATGCTGTAATTGCTATTAGGCAGAGTAAATTACCAGACCCAAAAGAGATTGGTAATAGTGGTAGTTTCTTTAAGAACCCAATAATTTCGGCTGAAGAATTCAGTGCATTAGAAAGTAACTTTCCAGATGTGCCTTCGTATAAAATATCAGATGAGGCTATAAAAGTACCTGCTGGATGGCTTATTGAAAAAGCTGGATTTAAAGGTAAGCGTTTTAATGATTATGGTGTTCACAATAAACAGGCTTTAGTTTTGGTTAATTATGGCAATGCAAGTGGGAAGGAGATTTTTGAATTGGCAAAATTAATTCAGAAAACAGTACAGCGGTTATTTAATATAAGTATAGAAACTGAAGTGAATATCATATAA
- a CDS encoding RNA polymerase sigma factor translates to MSITPTEQKIIDYLQQGDKRALNLLYENYSNSLYGVILKITVNEEVAQDALQETFLKVWKNASKYDASKAKLFTWLFRIARNTAIDKLRSFNNRYHKEVQIETSNVYILPTTNFNEDVMDIKKHVGGLEEKYQIVLDALFFQGMTQQEASDELDIPLGTIKSRLKIGLRELKKVYNP, encoded by the coding sequence TTGAGTATAACACCTACAGAACAAAAGATTATTGATTATCTTCAACAAGGAGATAAACGTGCTTTGAATTTGCTCTATGAAAACTATTCTAATAGTCTTTATGGTGTTATTTTAAAAATAACAGTAAATGAAGAAGTTGCGCAAGATGCGTTACAAGAAACATTTCTTAAGGTATGGAAAAACGCTTCAAAATATGATGCTTCCAAAGCTAAACTATTTACTTGGTTGTTTCGTATTGCACGGAATACAGCCATAGATAAATTACGTAGTTTTAATAATCGGTACCATAAAGAAGTCCAAATTGAAACATCTAACGTATATATCTTACCAACAACAAATTTTAACGAAGATGTCATGGACATTAAAAAGCATGTTGGAGGACTAGAAGAAAAATATCAAATTGTGTTAGACGCCTTGTTTTTTCAAGGGATGACACAACAAGAAGCTAGTGACGAATTAGACATTCCGCTTGGCACAATTAAATCTAGATTAAAAATAGGATTAAGAGAACTGAAAAAGGTTTACAATCCCTAA
- a CDS encoding anti-sigma factor encodes MEKKIQNFLNSDLLNKYLVGDLSLEESKEVEHFISTYPEAAQAYEKLQDNLEIIAKAGAVDAPDYILGDILKSLEAKDNTKIIPLATKRKTPWYSIAASAAAILFAATSFMLYQQNIELNSENNVVVDEIFDLRSDIENNNSKLDELSRELMKLNNPDSRKYVINGNERAKNLKTVAYINPIEKTSMIDVITLPQLPKEQQYQIWAELQDRMVNLGILDESDRKLKQIPYMEDALALSIKIGTKGDNTNENNTEVAEISLKER; translated from the coding sequence ATGGAAAAAAAAATACAAAACTTTTTAAATTCTGACCTACTTAATAAGTACTTAGTCGGAGACCTTTCTTTAGAAGAATCTAAAGAAGTAGAACACTTTATTTCTACCTATCCAGAAGCAGCTCAGGCATATGAAAAACTTCAAGATAATTTAGAAATTATTGCAAAAGCAGGCGCTGTTGATGCACCTGATTATATTTTAGGAGACATATTAAAGTCCTTAGAAGCAAAAGATAACACTAAAATCATTCCATTAGCAACGAAGAGAAAAACGCCTTGGTACAGTATTGCAGCAAGTGCAGCAGCTATATTATTTGCTGCAACGTCTTTTATGCTTTATCAACAGAATATTGAATTAAATAGTGAAAACAACGTTGTTGTTGACGAGATTTTTGACTTAAGAAGTGATATTGAAAACAACAATTCTAAATTAGACGAGTTATCAAGAGAACTGATGAAACTTAACAATCCAGATTCAAGAAAGTATGTTATTAATGGTAATGAGCGAGCTAAAAACTTAAAAACGGTTGCCTACATTAATCCGATTGAGAAAACATCTATGATTGATGTTATTACTTTACCTCAATTACCAAAAGAACAGCAATACCAAATCTGGGCTGAATTACAAGACCGAATGGTTAACTTAGGTATTTTAGATGAGTCTGATCGTAAGCTGAAACAAATTCCATACATGGAAGATGCATTAGCACTTAGTATCAAAATTGGCACAAAAGGAGATAATACAAACGAAAATAATACCGAAGTTGCTGAAATTTCTTTAAAAGAAAGGTAA
- the aqpZ gene encoding aquaporin Z → MKKLFAEFFGTFWLVFGGCGSAIFAAGFPELGIGFLGVALAFGLTVLTMAFAVGHISGGHFNPAVSIGLWAGGKFEAKDLLGYILAQVVGGIAAAGVLYLIVSGKAGFEGVGGFAANGYDDLSPGGYSMVSALVAEVVLTAFFLIVILGSTNFRAPKGFAPIAIGLALTLIHLISIPITNTSVNPARSLSQAIFAEGAYMSQVWLFWVAPIAGAIIGGIIHKTFFEKE, encoded by the coding sequence ATGAAAAAATTATTCGCAGAGTTCTTCGGAACGTTTTGGCTTGTATTTGGTGGTTGTGGTAGTGCTATCTTTGCTGCCGGATTTCCTGAATTAGGAATTGGATTTCTAGGGGTTGCTTTAGCATTTGGTCTTACAGTATTAACGATGGCTTTTGCCGTGGGTCACATTTCAGGCGGACATTTTAATCCTGCTGTATCTATTGGTCTTTGGGCTGGTGGAAAGTTTGAGGCAAAAGATTTATTGGGATATATTTTAGCCCAAGTTGTAGGTGGTATTGCTGCTGCTGGTGTGTTATACCTTATTGTTTCTGGTAAAGCTGGTTTTGAAGGAGTAGGAGGGTTTGCTGCAAATGGCTATGATGATTTGTCACCCGGAGGTTATAGTATGGTGTCCGCTTTAGTCGCTGAGGTGGTTTTAACAGCATTCTTTTTAATTGTTATTTTAGGTAGTACAAATTTTAGAGCTCCTAAAGGTTTTGCTCCAATTGCTATTGGATTGGCATTAACATTAATTCACTTAATTAGTATTCCTATTACCAACACATCTGTGAATCCTGCAAGATCTTTAAGTCAGGCTATATTTGCAGAAGGAGCATATATGTCACAAGTTTGGTTGTTTTGGGTAGCTCCTATAGCAGGTGCTATTATTGGTGGAATAATCCATAAAACATTTTTTGAAAAAGAGTAA
- a CDS encoding membrane or secreted protein: protein MKLLLLTLGLLALAVAGIAIKIWAKKDGKFAGTCASQNPMLNKEGEACGFCGKSPEEYKDCSEPQHS from the coding sequence ATGAAATTATTATTACTTACATTAGGATTATTAGCTTTAGCAGTAGCAGGAATCGCTATAAAAATATGGGCAAAAAAAGACGGCAAATTCGCAGGTACTTGTGCAAGCCAAAACCCTATGCTAAATAAAGAAGGTGAAGCTTGTGGTTTTTGCGGAAAATCGCCAGAAGAATATAAAGACTGTAGCGAACCTCAACATTCTTAA